The following proteins are encoded in a genomic region of Hyphomicrobiales bacterium:
- the cbiB gene encoding adenosylcobinamide-phosphate synthase CbiB, with the protein MTYLVTNVLIAFIALLFERLIGYPNWLYTLIRHPVVWFGWIISLLDKLLNRPSFSNEARKLNGALALLFLLVITFIAAIILTSFTRSLTGGPLIEAIAASSLLAQKSLHTFVKAVADALDVSLEAGREAIRHIVGRDPDALNESEIAKAAIESLAENTSDGVIAPLFWMALFGLPGALIYKVINTADSMIGYKSEKYLSFGCAAARLDDVVNYPASRLTALLFAASATFSRKGNGKEAINAMFRDAPHHISPNAGWPEASMAGGLGITLGGVRAYENKIVDLATMGHGRHNLTRDDIFIALKFYRRSLTLTALLLLAILLIGLGIAI; encoded by the coding sequence ATGACTTATCTTGTGACCAATGTGCTGATCGCCTTCATCGCTCTCTTATTTGAGCGCTTGATCGGTTATCCAAACTGGCTTTATACCCTCATTCGTCATCCTGTTGTGTGGTTTGGCTGGATCATTTCACTGCTTGATAAACTCTTGAACAGGCCATCTTTTTCAAATGAAGCCCGTAAACTCAATGGTGCGTTGGCCTTGCTGTTCTTGCTCGTTATCACCTTCATTGCGGCCATTATTTTAACAAGCTTTACGCGCTCCCTCACGGGCGGGCCACTAATCGAGGCTATCGCTGCTTCTTCTCTTCTCGCACAAAAATCCCTGCATACCTTTGTAAAAGCCGTGGCCGATGCGCTTGATGTGAGCTTAGAGGCTGGCCGCGAGGCAATAAGGCACATTGTCGGGCGTGACCCAGATGCATTGAACGAGAGTGAGATTGCAAAAGCTGCGATTGAAAGCCTTGCCGAAAATACATCCGATGGCGTGATCGCACCCTTGTTCTGGATGGCGCTTTTTGGATTACCGGGGGCCTTGATCTATAAAGTGATAAATACCGCTGACAGTATGATTGGCTATAAATCGGAAAAATATCTGTCTTTTGGGTGTGCCGCCGCACGGCTTGACGATGTAGTGAATTATCCTGCCTCTCGTCTAACAGCCCTTTTATTTGCCGCAAGCGCCACCTTCAGCCGCAAAGGAAATGGCAAAGAGGCGATAAATGCTATGTTCCGCGATGCCCCGCATCACATCTCGCCCAATGCTGGCTGGCCGGAAGCTTCCATGGCAGGTGGGCTGGGGATAACATTGGGTGGTGTGCGCGCTTATGAAAACAAAATTGTTGATCTGGCAACAATGGGCCATGGGCGCCACAATCTAACAAGAGATGATATTTTCATTGCTCTCAAGTTTTACCGTCGTTCATTAACGCTGACAGCACTGCTTTTATTAGCTATTCTGTTAATCGGGCTCGGCATTGCAATTTAG
- the bioB gene encoding biotin synthase BioB, whose amino-acid sequence MLKKLEIRNNWTREEADEIYSQPFNDLLFQAHSVHRKHFDPNQVQRSKLLSIKTGGCAEDCAYCSQSARNGSQLPASKLMEVEKVLKEARKAKEAGATRYCMGAAWRSPKERDMQTIEAMVQGVKDMGMETCMTLGMLEVDQVIRLKEAGLDYYNHNIDTSERYYSEIITTRTFADRIDTLNRVREAGIKVCSGGIVGMGEQQMDRVDMLLTLATLEEHPDSVPINMLIPMSDTPLAEVEKLDPIEFVRTIALARILMPKCHVRLSAGRTDMSDEMQAMCFFAGANSIFVGDTLLTADNPEEDKDAALFTKLGIEAMAAGCDGSR is encoded by the coding sequence GTGCTTAAAAAATTAGAAATACGTAATAATTGGACGCGCGAAGAAGCGGACGAAATTTATTCTCAACCCTTTAATGACCTGCTTTTTCAAGCACATAGCGTGCACAGAAAGCATTTCGACCCTAATCAAGTCCAGCGCAGCAAACTCTTGAGCATCAAAACCGGCGGCTGTGCCGAAGATTGTGCCTATTGCAGTCAATCCGCGCGCAATGGCTCTCAATTGCCTGCTTCCAAATTGATGGAAGTTGAAAAAGTGCTCAAAGAAGCACGCAAAGCCAAAGAGGCTGGTGCTACGCGTTATTGCATGGGCGCTGCATGGCGCTCGCCTAAAGAGCGGGATATGCAAACCATTGAAGCCATGGTTCAAGGTGTCAAAGACATGGGCATGGAAACCTGCATGACGCTTGGCATGCTGGAAGTCGATCAGGTTATACGTCTGAAAGAAGCTGGTCTTGATTATTATAATCACAACATCGACACCAGTGAGCGCTATTACTCTGAAATTATCACAACACGCACCTTTGCCGATCGCATTGACACATTAAACCGTGTGCGCGAAGCGGGCATTAAAGTCTGTTCCGGTGGCATTGTTGGTATGGGCGAACAACAAATGGACCGTGTTGATATGTTGCTCACCCTTGCCACATTGGAAGAGCACCCCGACAGCGTGCCGATCAATATGCTGATCCCGATGAGCGACACGCCTTTGGCTGAGGTTGAAAAACTTGATCCAATTGAATTTGTCCGCACCATCGCACTCGCCCGTATTTTGATGCCAAAATGTCATGTACGTCTTTCCGCAGGACGCACGGATATGAGCGATGAAATGCAGGCGATGTGCTTCTTTGCTGGTGCCAATTCTATCTTTGTGGGCGACACGCTTCTAACAGCCGATAATCCAGAAGAAGATAAAGATGCGGCTCTCTTTACAAAGCTTGGTATCGAAGCCATGGCCGCAGGATGTGACGGCAGCAGATGA
- a CDS encoding 8-amino-7-oxononanoate synthase, with protein sequence MFASYDSALDSLKSRGRYRSLISRSGHDFSSNDYLGLAASDTLRTAAIDALERGVGVGSGGSRLLRGNADEHELLEKEAADFFGVERALFMGCGFAANTAIFSTLPRQEDLVVYDALIHASTHDGMKLGRAQTVAFNHNDAGDAEAKIKEWRDNGGTGRVWLSVESVYSMDGDLVPIADFVSMAERHDAIIVIDEAHATGLFGNLGRGLAHDYAGQRNIISLHTCGKSLGASGALICGAAPLIETLINKARGFIFSTAPSPLNAALVRASLNDLRDNPSRQKAAHDLIAHAHQQAFETCGLSDLQSQIIPVIIGDDKKTMALAARLQDNGFDVRGIRPPTVPRGTARLRISITLNTSADSIAEMFTILAREREAIG encoded by the coding sequence ATGTTCGCCAGTTATGACAGCGCACTGGATTCTCTAAAATCCAGAGGCCGTTATCGCTCGCTTATCTCGCGCTCAGGACATGATTTTTCATCCAATGACTATTTGGGGCTTGCTGCTTCAGATACATTGCGCACTGCGGCGATCGACGCGCTTGAACGCGGCGTTGGGGTGGGTTCTGGCGGCTCGCGGCTCTTACGCGGGAATGCCGATGAACATGAACTCCTTGAAAAGGAAGCCGCAGATTTTTTCGGCGTTGAGCGTGCGCTCTTCATGGGTTGCGGATTTGCGGCCAATACCGCGATCTTTAGCACATTGCCACGACAAGAAGATTTGGTCGTTTATGATGCCTTGATCCATGCAAGCACCCATGACGGCATGAAGCTTGGGCGCGCCCAGACTGTGGCCTTCAACCATAATGATGCAGGTGATGCGGAAGCAAAAATAAAAGAGTGGCGCGATAACGGCGGCACTGGTCGCGTTTGGTTGAGCGTTGAAAGCGTCTATTCCATGGATGGTGATCTTGTGCCGATTGCCGATTTTGTGAGCATGGCTGAACGCCATGACGCGATCATTGTTATTGATGAAGCCCATGCAACGGGCCTTTTTGGAAACTTAGGCCGTGGGCTTGCTCATGACTATGCGGGGCAACGCAATATTATCTCACTGCATACCTGCGGCAAATCTCTCGGCGCATCCGGCGCATTGATTTGTGGGGCAGCGCCCTTGATTGAAACATTGATCAACAAGGCGCGCGGCTTTATTTTTTCAACCGCGCCCTCGCCTCTCAATGCCGCACTGGTGCGCGCTAGCTTGAATGATTTGCGCGATAATCCAAGCCGTCAAAAAGCCGCCCATGATCTGATCGCTCACGCTCACCAGCAGGCCTTTGAGACATGCGGTTTAAGCGATCTGCAAAGCCAGATCATTCCGGTGATTATTGGCGACGATAAAAAGACAATGGCCCTGGCCGCGCGCCTTCAGGATAATGGCTTTGATGTGCGTGGTATTCGCCCACCGACTGTACCACGCGGCACGGCGCGATTGCGTATCTCGATTACCCTCAATACCTCCGCTGATAGTATCGCCGAAATGTTTACAATCCTTGCCCGCGAACGGGAGGCGATCGGTTGA
- the bioD gene encoding dethiobiotin synthase, with protein sequence MSQTFIITGTDTNIGKTIFAAALTQALQATYWKPVQCGLEGETDSQIISRLTNCNVLEETYRLSMPASPHLAAEAEALNIATDSLSLPAIDTPLVVEGAGGIMVPINREKLFLDLFVKWNAPVVLCARTTLGTINHTLLSVKALRDTGCEVLGVAFIGEACEAVEKTICDFGEVSRLGRLAHLDELTPETLKAAFNDGFDLNLFTQAPPIGGAMT encoded by the coding sequence TTGAGCCAGACATTCATCATCACAGGAACAGATACAAACATCGGCAAAACGATCTTTGCTGCAGCGCTGACACAAGCGCTTCAAGCCACATATTGGAAACCTGTCCAATGCGGGCTAGAGGGGGAAACTGATAGCCAAATTATAAGTCGGCTAACTAATTGCAATGTCCTCGAAGAGACTTACCGCCTATCCATGCCCGCCTCACCACACCTTGCCGCTGAAGCCGAAGCTCTAAATATTGCGACAGACTCACTTTCTTTGCCAGCTATAGATACGCCATTGGTGGTCGAAGGAGCTGGCGGCATTATGGTGCCTATTAACCGCGAGAAACTGTTTCTTGATCTATTCGTCAAATGGAATGCACCCGTTGTTCTTTGCGCCCGCACCACGCTTGGCACCATCAATCATACGCTCTTATCTGTGAAAGCTCTGCGCGATACAGGATGCGAAGTGCTGGGCGTTGCTTTTATCGGCGAGGCTTGTGAAGCGGTTGAAAAAACTATTTGTGATTTTGGAGAGGTGTCGCGCCTTGGCCGACTGGCGCATTTAGATGAGCTGACACCAGAAACGCTGAAAGCTGCCTTTAATGATGGTTTTGATTTAAATCTTTTCACCCAAGCACCACCAATTGGCGGGGCTATGACATGA
- the bioA gene encoding adenosylmethionine--8-amino-7-oxononanoate transaminase — MTPQAFDAQHLWHPYTNVTQPGPTHLVRSAKGVHLTLDDGTELIDAMSSWWSAIHGHGHPAIVGAVKQQLDQLPHVMFGGLTHEPAIELGQKLLAITPPSMQRIFYCDSGSVAVEVAMKMAVQYHYASGSPDKVQFATIRSGYHGDTWKAMSVCDPTTGMHHLFQGALSTQHFVEQPPINFGEEWNGDPEQNGLGLLRHLFEAHHKTIAAFILEPVAQGAGGMNFYHPEYLNQARLLCDEFNILLIFDEIATGFGRTGKMFATNHTAIEPDIMCLGKALTGGTLSFAATLTSDKVAQSIGEGEPGVFMHGPTFMANPLACAAASSSLDLLAKTPWAANVATLETQMTEQLAPARTLPHVKDVRVLGAMGVIEMDHQISADKAHPLCKELGVWLRPFGHNIYCMPPFIISKDELSKVCAAMCHLAKVL; from the coding sequence ATGACCCCACAGGCATTTGATGCGCAGCATCTCTGGCACCCCTATACCAATGTTACGCAGCCCGGCCCGACACATCTTGTTCGCAGCGCAAAAGGCGTGCACCTCACGCTTGATGATGGCACTGAACTCATTGACGCTATGTCGTCTTGGTGGAGCGCCATTCATGGCCATGGCCATCCCGCTATTGTGGGTGCTGTCAAACAACAACTCGATCAATTACCTCACGTCATGTTTGGTGGGCTTACCCATGAACCAGCGATTGAGCTTGGCCAAAAATTACTCGCTATTACGCCGCCTTCCATGCAGCGGATTTTTTATTGTGATAGCGGGTCAGTTGCCGTTGAAGTCGCCATGAAAATGGCCGTGCAATATCATTATGCAAGCGGCTCCCCTGACAAGGTTCAATTTGCGACCATCCGTTCTGGCTATCACGGTGATACGTGGAAAGCGATGAGCGTTTGTGACCCAACAACGGGCATGCATCATCTGTTTCAAGGCGCGCTTAGTACTCAACACTTTGTCGAACAACCGCCGATCAACTTCGGTGAGGAATGGAATGGCGACCCAGAGCAAAATGGGCTTGGACTGCTCAGGCATCTTTTTGAGGCCCACCACAAAACCATTGCAGCCTTTATCCTAGAACCTGTGGCCCAGGGCGCGGGTGGTATGAATTTTTATCATCCTGAATATCTCAATCAGGCGCGGCTCTTGTGCGATGAATTCAATATTCTTTTGATCTTCGATGAGATAGCCACAGGCTTTGGCCGAACTGGCAAAATGTTTGCAACCAACCATACCGCCATTGAACCGGATATCATGTGCTTGGGCAAGGCACTGACCGGCGGCACTCTGTCTTTTGCCGCAACACTGACAAGCGACAAGGTAGCTCAAAGCATTGGCGAAGGAGAGCCCGGCGTTTTCATGCATGGGCCAACCTTCATGGCAAATCCATTGGCCTGTGCGGCGGCATCCAGCAGCCTTGATCTTCTTGCAAAAACTCCTTGGGCGGCGAATGTCGCCACACTTGAGACGCAAATGACCGAGCAACTAGCGCCCGCGCGTACGTTACCGCATGTCAAAGATGTGCGGGTATTGGGCGCAATGGGGGTGATTGAAATGGATCACCAAATTAGCGCAGACAAAGCCCATCCTTTATGCAAAGAGCTTGGCGTTTGGTTGCGACCCTTTGGCCACAATATTTATTGCATGCCTCCGTTCATTATCAGCAAAGATGAGCTTTCAAAAGTTTGCGCTGCTATGTGTCATCTGGCAAAGGTTTTATAA
- a CDS encoding pimeloyl-ACP methyl esterase BioG family protein, whose protein sequence is MNHVWLKQNNEATHVIVVFGGWAVGSDVFSSLAGASDVLFISDYRDLNDNLPDLSAYSKRTLIAWSFGIASYCHWQENRADIFDRKIAINGTMTPVDRERGIPPLAMQKTIDTLSEDSFQVFLSRAHNAKAPEQIIDVSARKAELIAILERGDAPSQLWDRIWLSRKDRIFPLANMERAWEPQSDMIKTIDAAHVPFSFWQSWDEVCDE, encoded by the coding sequence ATGAACCATGTCTGGTTAAAACAAAACAACGAAGCGACCCACGTCATTGTCGTCTTTGGCGGCTGGGCGGTTGGAAGCGATGTGTTTTCTTCATTAGCGGGCGCCTCTGATGTCTTGTTTATTTCAGATTATAGAGACCTGAATGATAACCTGCCTGATCTATCTGCCTATTCAAAGCGCACGCTTATAGCGTGGTCTTTTGGCATTGCCTCTTATTGTCATTGGCAGGAAAATAGAGCGGATATCTTTGATCGTAAAATTGCAATAAATGGCACAATGACCCCGGTTGATCGCGAGCGTGGCATCCCCCCTCTCGCCATGCAAAAAACCATCGACACATTATCCGAGGACAGTTTCCAAGTTTTCTTAAGCCGCGCCCACAATGCCAAGGCACCAGAACAGATTATTGATGTTAGCGCCCGCAAGGCAGAACTTATCGCCATCCTTGAGCGCGGTGATGCACCCTCGCAGTTGTGGGACCGTATCTGGCTTAGCCGCAAAGATCGCATTTTTCCGCTCGCTAATATGGAACGAGCTTGGGAGCCACAAAGCGATATGATTAAAACAATCGATGCGGCCCATGTTCCTTTTAGCTTTTGGCAGAGCTGGGATGAGGTTTGCGATGAGTAA
- a CDS encoding methyltransferase domain-containing protein: protein MSKPSVRERMNVLQSFKRSLKDYHQNAVVQAEIAKTLIDHFLTTSQRENYSHVLEFGCATGHLSEQLISRLKIDAFTANDLIEESQQYIAPKLNQLTSNWRFIAGAIEEIDLPENLDLVASSSTVQWIFDTATLLEKLTGMLAPNGWLALSSFTDNHFTELQVMGSKAKAPRYTNVEDWPSLMPHNVAIKHIHTEEIKIHFPTVHAMLSHLRQTGVNGNAGQAWGRQKLLEFESVYEKQFKDDEGIFLTYAPIYIIAQKQS from the coding sequence ATGAGTAAGCCCTCCGTACGCGAACGCATGAACGTTTTGCAAAGCTTCAAACGCAGCTTGAAAGACTATCATCAAAATGCGGTTGTTCAGGCCGAGATTGCAAAGACCCTCATTGATCATTTTCTCACCACCTCACAGCGTGAGAACTATTCTCACGTTTTAGAATTTGGCTGCGCAACAGGGCATCTCAGCGAACAGTTAATAAGCCGGCTAAAGATTGACGCATTCACAGCGAATGATTTGATTGAGGAAAGCCAGCAGTATATAGCGCCGAAGCTCAATCAACTCACCAGTAATTGGCGCTTTATAGCCGGCGCAATTGAAGAGATCGATTTACCTGAAAATCTAGATCTGGTTGCCTCGTCATCAACCGTGCAATGGATTTTTGACACAGCAACGCTGCTTGAAAAACTAACAGGCATGCTCGCGCCAAATGGCTGGTTAGCGCTCAGTAGTTTCACCGACAACCATTTTACCGAATTGCAAGTGATGGGATCAAAAGCCAAAGCACCGCGCTATACGAATGTCGAGGACTGGCCATCTTTGATGCCACACAATGTGGCGATCAAACATATCCACACAGAAGAAATAAAGATCCATTTCCCGACAGTGCACGCCATGCTTTCACACCTGAGACAAACGGGTGTGAACGGTAATGCAGGTCAAGCGTGGGGGCGTCAAAAACTGCTTGAATTTGAGAGCGTCTATGAAAAACAGTTTAAAGACGACGAAGGCATTTTTCTCACCTATGCGCCGATTTATATAATAGCTCAAAAGCAGTCATAA
- a CDS encoding prephenate dehydratase, translating into MPENIGDKSRSKIAFQGEFGANSDTACRDMFPTMEPLPCETFFDAFAALSGGAADLAMIPIDNSLAGRVADIHHLLPESKLHIIGEYFLPIRFQLMVLPGVKIEDITHVYSHIHGLGQCRNIIRENGWKAIVSADTAGAAKFIAEEGDRTGAALAPVLAASLYKLDIVAENVEDADHNTTRFVVLAREPQPIPMSDEHIVTSFIFRVRNVPAALYKAMGGFATNGVNMTKLESYQLDGKFTATQFYAEIDGHPDEKSVKFAMEDLGFFSDEIRVLGTYHASPFRQKIKGE; encoded by the coding sequence ATGCCAGAAAATATTGGCGATAAAAGCCGCAGTAAAATTGCATTTCAGGGAGAGTTTGGAGCGAATTCTGACACGGCCTGTCGCGATATGTTCCCCACTATGGAGCCGCTTCCCTGCGAGACGTTCTTTGATGCTTTTGCCGCACTCAGCGGTGGGGCAGCCGATCTTGCGATGATCCCGATTGATAATTCGCTGGCGGGTCGTGTGGCTGATATCCATCACCTTCTGCCAGAATCAAAACTCCATATCATAGGCGAATATTTTCTGCCTATCCGTTTTCAACTGATGGTTTTGCCGGGCGTAAAAATAGAAGACATCACCCATGTCTACAGCCATATTCATGGGCTTGGGCAATGTCGCAATATTATTCGCGAAAATGGATGGAAAGCTATTGTGTCTGCCGATACAGCAGGTGCGGCTAAATTTATCGCTGAAGAAGGAGACCGCACAGGGGCAGCGCTCGCGCCCGTGCTTGCGGCAAGCCTTTATAAGCTCGATATTGTGGCCGAAAATGTTGAGGATGCCGACCATAACACGACACGCTTTGTGGTGTTGGCGCGTGAACCGCAGCCAATTCCCATGTCAGATGAGCACATTGTCACCTCGTTCATTTTTCGTGTGCGTAATGTGCCGGCAGCTCTCTATAAGGCCATGGGCGGTTTTGCGACAAATGGTGTGAATATGACGAAGCTTGAAAGTTATCAGCTTGATGGCAAATTCACGGCAACTCAATTCTATGCGGAAATTGATGGCCACCCAGATGAAAAGAGCGTGAAATTTGCCATGGAAGATTTGGGATTTTTCTCCGATGAAATTCGCGTACTTGGTACGTATCACGCAAGTCCTTTTCGTCAAAAAATAAAAGGCGAATAG
- a CDS encoding 3-deoxy-manno-octulosonate cytidylyltransferase, with protein sequence MAPLILIPSRMASTRLPGKPLADINGLPMIVQVVNRAVEADIGHVVVAADTQEICDVVCAAGGEAIMTRADHTNGSDRIFEALELLDPDGVVDTIINVQGDLPTIDAASIRAAYDLLKDEAVDISTIAAEITDREEKNNPNVVKVVGAPLDDNRLRALYFTRATAPHGEGPLYHHIGLYGYQRDALKRYVSMSPSVLERRESLEQLRALEAGMRIDVALVDTVPLGVDTPADLDKARTYLSGL encoded by the coding sequence ATGGCCCCTTTGATTCTGATTCCATCACGCATGGCATCGACCCGATTGCCTGGCAAGCCGCTTGCAGATATCAATGGCCTGCCAATGATTGTGCAGGTGGTTAATCGTGCGGTTGAGGCTGATATTGGTCATGTGGTTGTGGCTGCCGATACACAGGAGATTTGTGATGTCGTCTGTGCAGCGGGTGGTGAGGCCATTATGACTCGCGCGGATCATACGAATGGTTCGGATCGTATCTTTGAAGCTTTGGAGTTACTCGATCCTGATGGTGTGGTTGACACAATTATCAATGTTCAAGGTGATCTTCCAACAATTGATGCAGCTTCTATTCGTGCGGCTTATGATTTATTGAAGGATGAGGCGGTTGATATTTCCACCATTGCGGCTGAAATCACGGATAGAGAAGAAAAAAACAACCCCAATGTAGTGAAAGTGGTTGGCGCGCCGCTTGACGACAACAGATTGCGTGCGCTTTATTTTACCCGCGCAACCGCTCCACATGGCGAAGGCCCACTTTATCACCACATCGGCCTTTATGGCTACCAGCGCGATGCCTTGAAACGCTATGTGTCCATGTCGCCGTCCGTTTTAGAGCGCCGTGAAAGTCTCGAACAATTGCGCGCATTAGAAGCGGGGATGCGTATTGATGTAGCGCTCGTTGACACCGTTCCCCTTGGTGTTGATACTCCCGCCGATCTTGATAAAGCCCGCACCTATTTGAGTGGATTATAA
- a CDS encoding cytochrome c family protein: protein MKLPDFNTIAMGFLFTIFIALGVSFLSELVFHVEKPEKPGYIIEVAEAEGAAGTEEEAVELIGPLLASADVGAGEKLVKRCTACHSFEKGGANKVGPYLYDVVGRDIAGVSDFGYSGSMAEYGAGKKWTYDELDGFLEKPSKWIKGTAMGFGGLKKIEARANLIAYMRTLSDNPTPLPSE from the coding sequence ATGAAATTACCAGACTTCAATACTATCGCCATGGGCTTTTTGTTCACTATTTTCATAGCACTGGGAGTGAGCTTTTTATCAGAACTCGTCTTCCACGTCGAAAAACCTGAAAAACCCGGATACATCATCGAAGTGGCCGAAGCTGAAGGTGCTGCAGGCACAGAAGAAGAAGCCGTTGAACTTATCGGGCCATTGCTTGCATCTGCCGATGTCGGCGCGGGAGAAAAACTCGTCAAGCGCTGCACAGCCTGTCACTCATTTGAAAAAGGCGGGGCAAACAAAGTTGGCCCTTATCTATATGATGTGGTTGGCCGCGATATCGCTGGCGTTAGTGATTTTGGTTATTCCGGTTCTATGGCTGAATATGGCGCAGGCAAAAAATGGACCTATGATGAACTTGACGGGTTTTTGGAAAAACCAAGCAAGTGGATCAAAGGCACCGCTATGGGTTTTGGTGGGTTAAAGAAAATCGAAGCGCGCGCAAATCTGATCGCCTATATGCGTACTTTATCAGACAACCCTACCCCACTGCCTTCTGAGTAA
- a CDS encoding extracellular solute-binding protein, with protein MDFDRRPAFLRTDTSRRTFLKSITALALTSGVSPFAWAAGQKDLHGLSIFGDLKYAADFKHLEYADPNAPRGGKFTYIPNGWAYNQNPQTYNTMNGFAAKGDGPMGIEICFDSLLTGVADEPDSVYGLIAETISVSEDGNVFTFTMRKEAQFVDGTPVMASDVVWSVETLTDTTKGHPSIGLSLRNLTGCRALGDRVVEFTFNGEQSLFEPFSAASLPVLSKAFYDGQDFTANTMTPPLGSGAYQVGKFKPGEFIEYNRNDAYWGKDLPINVGQGNFDIVRIEFYRDPSVAFQAFTKGDIDFRLENISRNWATKYNFDAVKQGKVITTRVPGEKSANLQAFFMNSRRPQFNDIKTREAVGLAFDFEWLNENQFFGAYTRSTTYFATSTFSAEGPPVGTELALLEPFRDELDPRVFGEAIIPPITDGTGRSRALLRKASKLLKEAGWTLKEGVLTKADGTKFEMEFLLRSQVFERVVGGFIQNLNALGIKATSRLVDAAQFQDRLKNYDFDMVGIARRFSATPLQGFHNAFSSQAADLPGAGNLAGVKLNAVDAIIDKVESATSRDEMETAARALDRILRAHYYTVPNWHIDGHRLAYWNKFGIPDVKKPDYGFPFLSTWWYDAEKAAKL; from the coding sequence ATGGATTTTGATAGAAGACCCGCTTTTCTAAGAACCGATACATCTAGACGAACTTTTCTCAAAAGCATCACGGCATTGGCGCTTACAAGTGGTGTCTCTCCTTTTGCTTGGGCGGCTGGACAGAAAGACCTACATGGTCTTTCCATCTTTGGTGACCTTAAATATGCAGCAGATTTTAAGCACCTAGAATATGCGGACCCCAATGCCCCGCGTGGTGGTAAATTTACCTATATCCCAAACGGCTGGGCCTATAACCAAAACCCTCAAACCTATAATACGATGAACGGTTTTGCAGCCAAAGGCGATGGGCCAATGGGCATTGAAATTTGCTTTGATAGCCTTTTGACGGGCGTAGCCGATGAACCGGATTCGGTCTATGGCCTGATTGCAGAGACAATTAGTGTCTCAGAAGACGGCAATGTCTTCACCTTCACCATGCGCAAAGAAGCTCAGTTTGTAGATGGAACGCCAGTTATGGCCAGTGATGTGGTCTGGTCAGTTGAAACTTTAACTGACACAACAAAAGGCCACCCCAGCATTGGCTTGTCCTTGCGCAACCTAACGGGATGCCGTGCTCTTGGTGACCGTGTGGTTGAATTTACATTCAACGGAGAACAAAGCCTGTTTGAGCCATTCTCTGCCGCCAGCCTACCGGTTTTATCTAAAGCTTTTTATGACGGTCAAGATTTTACCGCCAACACCATGACGCCGCCACTTGGTTCTGGCGCATATCAGGTTGGCAAATTTAAACCCGGTGAATTTATAGAATACAATCGAAATGACGCTTACTGGGGCAAAGACCTGCCGATTAATGTGGGTCAGGGAAATTTTGATATTGTTCGCATAGAATTCTACCGCGACCCCTCGGTGGCCTTTCAGGCCTTCACCAAGGGCGACATTGATTTTCGCCTTGAAAATATATCCCGCAACTGGGCCACCAAATATAATTTTGATGCTGTTAAACAAGGCAAGGTGATTACCACGCGGGTGCCCGGCGAAAAATCTGCAAACTTGCAGGCTTTCTTTATGAACTCGCGCCGTCCACAGTTCAACGATATTAAGACGCGCGAAGCTGTTGGTCTGGCCTTTGATTTTGAATGGCTGAATGAAAATCAGTTTTTCGGCGCCTATACCCGTTCAACCACCTATTTTGCAACATCAACATTCTCTGCTGAAGGTCCACCTGTAGGCACTGAGCTTGCGCTTTTGGAGCCGTTTCGCGACGAACTGGACCCGCGCGTTTTTGGTGAGGCGATCATTCCGCCTATAACTGACGGAACAGGACGCTCTCGCGCCCTTTTGCGAAAAGCATCAAAACTTTTAAAAGAAGCTGGATGGACGCTCAAAGAAGGTGTACTCACCAAGGCTGACGGAACAAAATTTGAGATGGAGTTTTTGCTACGTTCTCAAGTTTTTGAGCGGGTTGTTGGCGGCTTCATCCAAAATCTGAATGCATTAGGCATTAAAGCAACATCGCGACTAGTGGATGCTGCGCAATTTCAAGACCGATTGAAAAATTACGATTTTGACATGGTTGGTATTGCGCGGCGTTTCTCTGCAACACCCTTGCAGGGGTTTCATAATGCCTTTTCATCACAAGCCGCTGACCTGCCCGGCGCAGGCAACTTAGCTGGCGTCAAACTTAACGCAGTTGATGCAATAATCGATAAGGTCGAAAGCGCCACATCTCGCGATGAGATGGAAACAGCTGCCCGTGCGCTTGATCGCATCTTACGCGCACACTATTATACAGTACCCAATTGGCATATTGACGGCCATCGTTTAGCTTATTGGAACAAATTTGGCATTCCGGATGTTAAAAAACCGGATTATGGTTTCCCTTTCTTATCAACATGGTGGTACGACGCGGAAAAAGCAGCCAAACTGTAA